In one Gossypium hirsutum isolate 1008001.06 chromosome D09, Gossypium_hirsutum_v2.1, whole genome shotgun sequence genomic region, the following are encoded:
- the LOC107891694 gene encoding coatomer subunit beta'-2 isoform X2, with translation MPLRLEIKRKLAQRSERVKSVDLHPTEPWILASLYSGTVCIWNYQSQTMAKSFEVTELPVRSAKFVARKQWVVAGADDMFIRVYNYNTMDKVKVFEAHTDYIRCVAVHPTLPYVLSSSDDMLVKLWDWEKGWVCTQIFEGHSHYVMQVTFNPKDTNTFASASLDRTIKIWNLGSPDPNFTLDAHQKGVNCVDYFTGGDKPYLITGSDDHTAKVWDYQTKSCVQTLEGHTHNVSAVCFHPELPIILTGSEDGTVRIWHATTYRLENTLNYGLERVWAIGYMKGSRRIVIGYDEGTIMVKIGREVPVASMDNSGKIIWAKHNEIQTVNIKSVGADFEVSDGERLPLAVKELGTCDLYPQSLKHNPNGRFVVVCGDGEYIIYTALAWRNRSFGSALEFVWSSEGEYAVRESSSKIKIFSKNFQEKRSVRPTFSAERIFGGTLLAMCSNDFICFYDWAECRLIRRIDVTVKNLYWADSGDLVAIASDTSFYILKYNRDVVQSYLDSGRPVDEQGVEDAFELLHENNERVRTGIWVGDCFIYNNSSWRLNYCVGGEVTTMFHLDRPMYLLGYLASQSRVYLIDKEFNVMGYTLLLSLIEYKTLVMRGELERANEILPSIPKEHHNSVAHFLESRGMIEDALEVATDPDYRFELAIQLGKLGIAKEIATEVQSESKWKQLGELAMSTGKLQMAEECMKHAMDLSGLLLLYSSLGDAEGISRLASLSKEQGKNNVAFLCLFMLGKLEDCLQLLVESNRIPEAALMARSYLPSKVSEIVAIWRKDLNKVNPKAAESLSDPEEYPNLFEDWQLALTLESQVAETRGIYPPAADYLKHADRSHMTLVETFRNMPTEEEPLENGDLDHENLEDQNGEEGSQEEAVVVDADSNDGAVLVNGNEPEEEWVLTPDH, from the exons ATG CCACTCAGACTCGAAATTAAG AGGAAACTTGCTCAAAGATCAGAGAGAGTAAAATCTGTAGATCTTCATCCAACTGAACCATG GATTCTAGCAAGTTTGTATTCTGGGACTGTTTGTATCTGGAATTACCAGTCACAG ACCATGGCTAAATCTTTTGAGGTCACTGAGTTGCCGG TTAGGTCGGCCAAGTTTGTAGCACGCAAACAGTGGGTTGTTGCTGGAGCTGATGATATGTTTATTCGTGTATACAATTACAACACCATGGATAAGGTCAAAGTATTTGAGGCACATACTGATTACATTAGATGTGTGGCTGTTCATCCTACTCTTCCATATGTGTTGTCATCATCTGATGATATGCTCGTAAAACTTTGGGACTGGGAGAAGGGTTGGGTGTGTACTCAGATATTTGAGGGACATTCTCATTATGTCATGCAAGTGACCTTTAATCCCAAAGACACTAACACTTTTGCCAGTGCATCTCTTGACCGTACTATAAAG ATATGGAACCTTGGCTCTCCTGATCCAAATTTTACTTTGGATGCCCATCAGAAAGGTGTAAATTGCGTTGATTACTTTACAGGTGGTGATAAGCCCTATCTGATTACTGGTTCTGATGATCACACTGCTAAG GTATGGGACTACCAAACCAAGAGCTGTGTTCAAACATTGGAAGGCCACACACACAATGTTTCTGCAGTTTGTTTCCATCCTGAACTTCCAATTATTCTTACTGGTTCTGAGGATGGGACGGTTCGTATCTGGCATGCTACCACTTATAG GCTTGAAAATACCTTGAATTATGGTCTTGAGAGAGTTTGGGCAATTGGATATATGAAAGGTTCACGAAG GATTGTGATTGGGTATGATGAAGGAACTATTATGGTGAAAATTGGCCGTGAAGTACCTGTAGCAAGTATGGACAACAGTGGGAAAATCATATGGGCTAAGCACAATGAAATTCAAACTGTGAATATTAAGAGTGTTGGAGCAGATTTTGAG GTTTCTGATGGAGAAAGATTGCCCTTGGCTGTCAAGGAATTGGGCACCTGTGATCTATACCCTCAA AGCTTAAAGCATAACCCAAATGGGAGGTTTGTTGTTGTTTGTGGAGATGGTGAGTACATCATTTATACGGCTTTGGCGTGGAGAAATAGGTCATTTGGTTCTGCATTGGAATTTGTTTGGTCATCTGAAGGAGAGTATGCTGTTAGAGAAAGCTCATCAAAGattaaaattttcagcaaaaatTTCCAG GAAAAGAGGAGTGTCCGTCCAACATTCTCCGCTGAGCGTATTTTTGGGGGTACTTTATTGGCGATGTGCTCCaatgattttatttgtttttatgattGGGCTGAGTGCAGGTTGATTCGTCGAATTGATGTTACTGTGAAA AATCTCTACTGGGCCGATAGTGGTGATTTGGTGGCCATTGCCAGTGATACATCTTTCTATATTCTAAAGTATAAT AGGGATGTAGTTCAATCTTACTTGGATAGTGGAAGACCAGTTGATGAACAAGGAGTTGAGGATGCATTTGAGCTTCTTCATGAAAATAACGAACGTGTCAGGACTGGCATTTGGGTTGGGGATTGTTTCATTTACAACAACTCTTCATGGAGACTTAATTACTGTGTCGGTGGAGAG GTGACCACTATGTTTCATTTGGACCGTCCTATGTACTTGCTGGGATATCTTGCAAGTCAAAGTCGGGTGTATCTGATAGACAAAGAGTTTAA TGTTATGGGGTACACATTACTTCTCAGCCTAATTGAGTACAAAACTCTTGTGATGCGTGGAGAGTTGGAAAGGGCCAATGAAATTTTACCTTCAATTCCCAAAGAGCACCATAATAG TGTGGCTCATTTCCTGGAATCACGAGGTATGATAGAGGATGCTTTAGAAGTAGCTACAGACCCTGATTACAGATTTGAGCTTGCCATACAGCTTGGTAAATTAGGTATTGCTAAG GAGATAGCCACTGAAGTTCAGAGTGAGTCTAAATGGAAGCAGTTGGGAGAATTAGCTATGTCCACTGGAAAG CTACAAATGGCTGAGGAATGCATGAAGCATGCAATGGACCTGAGTGGTTTACTGCTGCTTTATTCCTCTTTGGGAGATGCAGAAGGAATATCAAGACTTGCATCCCTTTCCAAAGAGCAAGGGAAGAATAATGTTGCTTTCCTTTGTTTATTCATGTTGGGTAAATTGGAGGATTGCCTCCAGCTTCTGGTGGAAAG CAATCGGATACCAGAGGCTGCTCTGATGGCACGATCTTATCTTCCAAGCAAGGTTTCAGAAATAGTAGCAATTTGGAGAAAAGACCTCAACAAG GTTAATCCAAAAGCTGCTGAATCTTTGTCTGATCCTGAAGAATATCCCAACTTGTTTGAGGATTGGCAACTTGCTCTTACTCTTGAATCTCAAGTAGCAGAAACAAG GGGCATTTATCCTCCTGCCGCAGACTATTTGAAACATGCTGATAGATCACATATGACACTTGTGGAGACTTTCAGAAACATGCCAACAGAGGAGGAGCCTCTTGAGAATGGTGACCTTGATCATGAG AATCTAGAGGACCAGAATGGAGAAGAGGGTAGCCAAGAGGAGGCTGTTGTTGTGGATGCTGATTCAAACGATGGTGCAGTGCTCGTTAATGGCAATGAACCTGAAGAAGAGTGGG TGCTTACGCCGGATCACTAG
- the LOC107891695 gene encoding protein SYS1 homolog has product MFYGAVVWDPWLIVAQIVCLQCLYYLTLGAFLSFLVGTRVSRLSLVYFFDFATVTTSTVTGWCVIASFLLSSIAGAGYMLYLIEREKKCLDFAATLYIIHLFICLINGGWPSSITWWFVNVIGVAVMALLGEYLCIRRELKEIPITRYRSNV; this is encoded by the exons ATGTTCTATGGGGCGGTAGTATGGGATCCTTGGCTTATTGTAGCCCAAATTGTTTGCCTTCAATGTTTATATTACCTTACTCTTGGAGCCTTCTTGTCATTCCTCGTCGGCACCCGCGTTTCTCGTTTGAGTTTGGTCTATTTCTTCGACTTTGCTACCGTCACTACCTCCACTGTTACTGGCTGGTGTGTCATCGCTTCGTTTCTGCTCAGCTCTATTGCAGG AGCTGGTTACATGCTTTATTTGATTGAAAGGGAAAAAAAGTGCTTGGATTTTGCAGCAACCCTCTATATTATCCATCTTTTTATATGCCTAATAAATGGAGGTTGGCCTTCCTCAATAACATGGTGGTTTGTGAATGTTATTGGAGTTGCAGTGATGGCTTTGCTAGGTGAATATCTGTGCATTAGACGGGAACTCAAAGAGATTCCAATAACGCGATACCGATCAA ATGTTTGA
- the LOC107891694 gene encoding coatomer subunit beta'-2 isoform X1, protein MPLRLEIKRKLAQRSERVKSVDLHPTEPWILASLYSGTVCIWNYQSQTMAKSFEVTELPVRSAKFVARKQWVVAGADDMFIRVYNYNTMDKVKVFEAHTDYIRCVAVHPTLPYVLSSSDDMLVKLWDWEKGWVCTQIFEGHSHYVMQVTFNPKDTNTFASASLDRTIKIWNLGSPDPNFTLDAHQKGVNCVDYFTGGDKPYLITGSDDHTAKVWDYQTKSCVQTLEGHTHNVSAVCFHPELPIILTGSEDGTVRIWHATTYRLENTLNYGLERVWAIGYMKGSRRIVIGYDEGTIMVKIGREVPVASMDNSGKIIWAKHNEIQTVNIKSVGADFEVSDGERLPLAVKELGTCDLYPQSLKHNPNGRFVVVCGDGEYIIYTALAWRNRSFGSALEFVWSSEGEYAVRESSSKIKIFSKNFQEKRSVRPTFSAERIFGGTLLAMCSNDFICFYDWAECRLIRRIDVTVKNLYWADSGDLVAIASDTSFYILKYNRDVVQSYLDSGRPVDEQGVEDAFELLHENNERVRTGIWVGDCFIYNNSSWRLNYCVGGEVTTMFHLDRPMYLLGYLASQSRVYLIDKEFNVMGYTLLLSLIEYKTLVMRGELERANEILPSIPKEHHNSVAHFLESRGMIEDALEVATDPDYRFELAIQLGKLGIAKEIATEVQSESKWKQLGELAMSTGKLQMAEECMKHAMDLSGLLLLYSSLGDAEGISRLASLSKEQGKNNVAFLCLFMLGKLEDCLQLLVESNRIPEAALMARSYLPSKVSEIVAIWRKDLNKVNPKAAESLSDPEEYPNLFEDWQLALTLESQVAETRGIYPPAADYLKHADRSHMTLVETFRNMPTEEEPLENGDLDHENLEDQNGEEGSQEEAVVVDADSNDGAVLVNGNEPEEEWGTNNEGTPSA, encoded by the exons ATG CCACTCAGACTCGAAATTAAG AGGAAACTTGCTCAAAGATCAGAGAGAGTAAAATCTGTAGATCTTCATCCAACTGAACCATG GATTCTAGCAAGTTTGTATTCTGGGACTGTTTGTATCTGGAATTACCAGTCACAG ACCATGGCTAAATCTTTTGAGGTCACTGAGTTGCCGG TTAGGTCGGCCAAGTTTGTAGCACGCAAACAGTGGGTTGTTGCTGGAGCTGATGATATGTTTATTCGTGTATACAATTACAACACCATGGATAAGGTCAAAGTATTTGAGGCACATACTGATTACATTAGATGTGTGGCTGTTCATCCTACTCTTCCATATGTGTTGTCATCATCTGATGATATGCTCGTAAAACTTTGGGACTGGGAGAAGGGTTGGGTGTGTACTCAGATATTTGAGGGACATTCTCATTATGTCATGCAAGTGACCTTTAATCCCAAAGACACTAACACTTTTGCCAGTGCATCTCTTGACCGTACTATAAAG ATATGGAACCTTGGCTCTCCTGATCCAAATTTTACTTTGGATGCCCATCAGAAAGGTGTAAATTGCGTTGATTACTTTACAGGTGGTGATAAGCCCTATCTGATTACTGGTTCTGATGATCACACTGCTAAG GTATGGGACTACCAAACCAAGAGCTGTGTTCAAACATTGGAAGGCCACACACACAATGTTTCTGCAGTTTGTTTCCATCCTGAACTTCCAATTATTCTTACTGGTTCTGAGGATGGGACGGTTCGTATCTGGCATGCTACCACTTATAG GCTTGAAAATACCTTGAATTATGGTCTTGAGAGAGTTTGGGCAATTGGATATATGAAAGGTTCACGAAG GATTGTGATTGGGTATGATGAAGGAACTATTATGGTGAAAATTGGCCGTGAAGTACCTGTAGCAAGTATGGACAACAGTGGGAAAATCATATGGGCTAAGCACAATGAAATTCAAACTGTGAATATTAAGAGTGTTGGAGCAGATTTTGAG GTTTCTGATGGAGAAAGATTGCCCTTGGCTGTCAAGGAATTGGGCACCTGTGATCTATACCCTCAA AGCTTAAAGCATAACCCAAATGGGAGGTTTGTTGTTGTTTGTGGAGATGGTGAGTACATCATTTATACGGCTTTGGCGTGGAGAAATAGGTCATTTGGTTCTGCATTGGAATTTGTTTGGTCATCTGAAGGAGAGTATGCTGTTAGAGAAAGCTCATCAAAGattaaaattttcagcaaaaatTTCCAG GAAAAGAGGAGTGTCCGTCCAACATTCTCCGCTGAGCGTATTTTTGGGGGTACTTTATTGGCGATGTGCTCCaatgattttatttgtttttatgattGGGCTGAGTGCAGGTTGATTCGTCGAATTGATGTTACTGTGAAA AATCTCTACTGGGCCGATAGTGGTGATTTGGTGGCCATTGCCAGTGATACATCTTTCTATATTCTAAAGTATAAT AGGGATGTAGTTCAATCTTACTTGGATAGTGGAAGACCAGTTGATGAACAAGGAGTTGAGGATGCATTTGAGCTTCTTCATGAAAATAACGAACGTGTCAGGACTGGCATTTGGGTTGGGGATTGTTTCATTTACAACAACTCTTCATGGAGACTTAATTACTGTGTCGGTGGAGAG GTGACCACTATGTTTCATTTGGACCGTCCTATGTACTTGCTGGGATATCTTGCAAGTCAAAGTCGGGTGTATCTGATAGACAAAGAGTTTAA TGTTATGGGGTACACATTACTTCTCAGCCTAATTGAGTACAAAACTCTTGTGATGCGTGGAGAGTTGGAAAGGGCCAATGAAATTTTACCTTCAATTCCCAAAGAGCACCATAATAG TGTGGCTCATTTCCTGGAATCACGAGGTATGATAGAGGATGCTTTAGAAGTAGCTACAGACCCTGATTACAGATTTGAGCTTGCCATACAGCTTGGTAAATTAGGTATTGCTAAG GAGATAGCCACTGAAGTTCAGAGTGAGTCTAAATGGAAGCAGTTGGGAGAATTAGCTATGTCCACTGGAAAG CTACAAATGGCTGAGGAATGCATGAAGCATGCAATGGACCTGAGTGGTTTACTGCTGCTTTATTCCTCTTTGGGAGATGCAGAAGGAATATCAAGACTTGCATCCCTTTCCAAAGAGCAAGGGAAGAATAATGTTGCTTTCCTTTGTTTATTCATGTTGGGTAAATTGGAGGATTGCCTCCAGCTTCTGGTGGAAAG CAATCGGATACCAGAGGCTGCTCTGATGGCACGATCTTATCTTCCAAGCAAGGTTTCAGAAATAGTAGCAATTTGGAGAAAAGACCTCAACAAG GTTAATCCAAAAGCTGCTGAATCTTTGTCTGATCCTGAAGAATATCCCAACTTGTTTGAGGATTGGCAACTTGCTCTTACTCTTGAATCTCAAGTAGCAGAAACAAG GGGCATTTATCCTCCTGCCGCAGACTATTTGAAACATGCTGATAGATCACATATGACACTTGTGGAGACTTTCAGAAACATGCCAACAGAGGAGGAGCCTCTTGAGAATGGTGACCTTGATCATGAG AATCTAGAGGACCAGAATGGAGAAGAGGGTAGCCAAGAGGAGGCTGTTGTTGTGGATGCTGATTCAAACGATGGTGCAGTGCTCGTTAATGGCAATGAACCTGAAGAAGAGTGGGGTACGAATAATGAAGGAACCCCGTCAGCCTAA